From the Hymenobacter yonginensis genome, one window contains:
- a CDS encoding glycosyltransferase: MKVVIIGPAYPLRGGLATYNERLARAFREAGDEVRLVTFSLQYPDFLFPGQTQFSTESGPADLDIEVSLNSVNPLSWWKVGEKLRRERPDLVIFRFWLPFMGPALGTVARLIARNRHTRVVAITDNVIPHEKRPGDRPLTRYFLSACHGFVTMSRSVLADLRRLGFRQPALYRPHPLYDNFGPLKAKPAALAALGLDPAFGYLLFFGFIRAYKGLDILLEAFADARLAKLPLKLIIAGEYYEDAAPYEALIRQHNLESRLVRATDFIPNEKVVDYFCAADLIVQPYKNATQSGVSQIAYHFERPMLVTDVGGLAELIPDGEVGYVVPPTPCAIADALVDFYEHQREQEFTAGVWAKKKEFSWSEMVKALKEVGQK, from the coding sequence ATGAAAGTCGTCATCATCGGGCCGGCGTATCCGCTGCGGGGCGGGCTGGCTACCTACAACGAGCGGCTGGCGCGGGCCTTCCGCGAGGCCGGCGACGAGGTGCGGCTCGTGACGTTTTCGCTGCAGTACCCCGATTTCCTGTTTCCCGGCCAGACCCAGTTCAGCACCGAGTCCGGTCCCGCCGACTTGGATATTGAAGTCAGCCTGAACTCAGTGAACCCGCTGTCGTGGTGGAAAGTGGGGGAGAAGCTGCGCCGCGAACGGCCCGACTTGGTGATTTTCCGGTTCTGGCTGCCCTTTATGGGGCCGGCGCTGGGCACGGTGGCCCGCCTCATTGCCCGCAACCGCCACACCCGCGTGGTGGCCATCACCGACAACGTCATTCCGCACGAGAAGCGCCCCGGCGACCGGCCACTTACGCGCTATTTCCTCTCGGCCTGCCACGGCTTCGTGACCATGAGTCGCTCGGTACTGGCCGATCTGCGCCGCCTGGGCTTCCGGCAGCCTGCCCTCTACCGCCCGCACCCGCTCTACGACAACTTCGGCCCGCTCAAGGCCAAGCCCGCCGCGCTGGCGGCCCTAGGGCTCGATCCGGCGTTTGGCTACCTGCTGTTCTTTGGCTTCATCCGGGCCTACAAAGGGCTGGATATTCTGCTGGAGGCCTTTGCCGACGCGCGGCTGGCGAAGCTACCCCTCAAGCTGATTATTGCCGGCGAGTACTACGAAGACGCCGCACCCTACGAGGCTCTGATCCGGCAGCACAACCTGGAAAGCCGCCTCGTCCGCGCCACCGACTTCATCCCGAACGAAAAGGTGGTGGACTACTTCTGCGCCGCCGACCTTATCGTGCAGCCCTACAAAAACGCCACCCAAAGCGGCGTGTCACAGATTGCCTACCACTTCGAGCGGCCCATGCTGGTAACGGACGTGGGCGGTCTGGCCGAGCTGATTCCGGACGGCGAAGTGGGCTACGTGGTGCCGCCCACGCCCTGCGCCATTGCCGATGCGCTGGTGGATTTCTACGAGCACCAGCGTGAGCAGGAATTTACGGCTGGCGTGTGGGCTAAGAAAAAGGAGTTTTCGTGGAGCGAGATGGTGAAAGCGCTGAAGGAGGTAGGCCAGAAATAA
- a CDS encoding TerC family protein: protein MEITPWFWVGFNAFVLAMLLLDLLVFNRRAHVVRMREALGWSAFWIALSLTFNYLVYHFLGRTAALEFLTGYLIEKSLSVDNLFVFLLIFSYFKVPPQYQHKILFWGILGALVLRAAFILVGAALLAKFHFLLYVLGAFLVYTGVKMATNAGEPEIDPDSNPVVRFLSRHLPITNRLHDDRFLIRQDGRLFATPLLVVLVMVETTDVVFAADSIPAILAVSRDTFIVYTSNVFALLGLRALYFALEGLMRLFHYLQYGLSLILVFIGAKLLLSEVYHIPMGISLGVVGGILLLSVVASVLWPKPQEDPV from the coding sequence ATGGAAATTACTCCCTGGTTCTGGGTGGGCTTCAACGCCTTCGTGCTGGCCATGCTGCTGCTCGATCTGCTGGTGTTCAACCGCCGGGCCCACGTGGTGCGCATGCGCGAAGCCCTGGGCTGGAGCGCCTTCTGGATTGCGCTGTCGCTCACGTTCAACTACCTGGTCTACCACTTCCTGGGGCGCACGGCCGCCCTGGAGTTCCTCACGGGCTACCTGATTGAGAAGTCGCTGAGCGTGGACAACCTGTTCGTGTTTCTGCTCATCTTCAGCTACTTCAAGGTTCCGCCGCAATACCAGCACAAGATTCTGTTTTGGGGGATTCTGGGGGCGCTGGTGCTGCGAGCCGCCTTCATTCTGGTGGGCGCGGCGCTGCTGGCCAAGTTCCATTTCCTGCTCTATGTGCTGGGCGCCTTCCTGGTGTACACCGGCGTGAAGATGGCCACCAACGCCGGCGAGCCCGAAATAGACCCCGACAGCAACCCCGTAGTGCGCTTCCTGAGCCGCCACCTGCCCATCACCAACCGCCTCCACGACGACCGGTTTCTGATCCGTCAGGATGGCCGGCTGTTTGCCACGCCGCTGCTGGTGGTGCTGGTGATGGTGGAAACCACCGACGTAGTATTTGCCGCCGACTCCATTCCGGCCATCCTGGCCGTCTCGCGCGACACGTTCATCGTGTACACCAGCAACGTGTTTGCGCTACTGGGTCTACGGGCCCTCTATTTCGCCCTGGAAGGCCTGATGCGGCTGTTCCACTACTTGCAGTACGGCCTCTCGCTGATCCTTGTCTTCATCGGCGCCAAGCTGCTCCTGTCCGAGGTTTACCACATTCCCATGGGAATTTCGTTGGGTGTGGTGGGCGGAATATTGCTGCTGTCGGTGGTGGCCTCCGTGCTCTGGCCCAAGCCACAGGAAGATCCAGTCTGA
- a CDS encoding glycosyltransferase family 2 protein translates to MSKRTSHSFPVELSIVIPLLNEAESLPELTRWINRVLAQHGLTYEVILVDDGSTDNSWDVIEELAETDTHLRGIRFNRNYGKSAALNVGFKETTGRVICTMDADLQDSPEELPDLYRMITQDGFELVSGWKRKRFDPLSKTIPTKLFNGVTRWISGIQLHDFNCGLKAYDHRVVRSIEVYGEMHRYIPVIAKWAGFRKIGEKVVQHQERKYGTTKFGLERFVYGFLDLLSITFVSRFRRRPMHFFGTMGTLSFVLGMLITLWLVGEKVYLSWHNLGARNVTDQPLFFLALTAVTIGAMLFLTGFLAELIQLNGPNRNDYLVRDKVNLN, encoded by the coding sequence TTGAGTAAGCGCACTTCGCATTCGTTTCCGGTGGAGCTGTCCATCGTTATTCCTTTGCTCAACGAGGCCGAGTCGTTGCCGGAGCTGACCCGCTGGATCAACCGGGTGCTGGCCCAGCACGGACTCACCTACGAGGTGATTCTGGTAGACGACGGCTCGACGGACAACTCCTGGGACGTAATCGAGGAGCTGGCCGAAACCGACACCCACCTACGCGGCATCCGCTTCAACCGCAACTACGGCAAGTCGGCGGCGCTGAACGTGGGCTTCAAGGAAACGACCGGCCGCGTCATCTGCACCATGGATGCCGACCTGCAGGACTCGCCGGAGGAGCTGCCCGATTTGTACCGCATGATCACGCAGGACGGCTTTGAGTTGGTGAGCGGCTGGAAACGCAAGCGCTTCGACCCGCTGTCGAAAACCATTCCGACCAAGCTCTTCAACGGCGTCACGCGCTGGATTTCGGGCATTCAGCTCCACGACTTCAACTGCGGCCTCAAGGCCTACGACCACCGCGTGGTGCGCAGCATTGAGGTGTACGGCGAGATGCACCGCTACATCCCCGTAATTGCCAAATGGGCGGGCTTCCGCAAGATTGGCGAGAAGGTGGTGCAGCACCAGGAGCGCAAATACGGCACCACCAAGTTCGGGCTGGAGCGGTTCGTGTACGGCTTCCTCGATTTGCTGAGCATCACGTTTGTGAGCCGGTTCCGGCGGCGGCCCATGCACTTCTTCGGCACGATGGGCACGCTGTCGTTTGTGCTCGGGATGCTGATTACGCTGTGGCTGGTGGGCGAGAAGGTGTACCTGTCGTGGCATAATCTGGGAGCCCGCAACGTCACGGACCAGCCGCTGTTTTTCTTGGCCCTCACGGCCGTCACCATCGGGGCCATGCTGTTCCTGACGGGCTTCCTGGCCGAGCTGATTCAGTTGAACGGGCCCAACCGCAACGATTATCTGGTGCGGGATAAGGTGAATCTGAACTGA
- the purB gene encoding adenylosuccinate lyase: MNAAADYATLTPLTAVSPLDGRYRRTTAPLAPYFSELALIRYRVLVEVEYFIALCELPLPQLQPIDAALFPELRALYTSFSLADADAVKSYEQTTNHDVKAVEYFLRDKFTALGLEAYLEFIHFGLTSQDINNTAIPLSLQHGLINTLLPAYAQVRNALAARATEWDTVPMLARTHGQPASPTRLGKEVQVFVARLDAQVALLGQVPFGAKFGGATGNFNAHNVAYPQVDWHQFGDVFVNNRLGLHRSFPTTQIEHYDHLAALCDALKRLNTILIDLARDVWQYISLGYFRQTIKAGEVGSSAMPHKVNPIDFENAEGNLGLANAMLEHLAAKLPISRLQRDLTDSTVLRNLGVPLGHTLIALTALQRGLGKLALDEAALARDLDASWPVVAEAIQTILRREAYPDPYNALKALTRTHGPITETTIREFIETLDVSEKVKAELRGISPHNYVGI; this comes from the coding sequence ATGAACGCTGCTGCCGACTACGCCACGCTCACTCCGCTCACCGCTGTTTCGCCCCTGGATGGCCGCTACCGGCGCACCACCGCGCCCCTGGCGCCGTATTTCTCGGAGCTGGCCCTGATCCGCTACCGGGTGCTGGTGGAGGTGGAATACTTCATTGCCCTGTGCGAGCTGCCGCTGCCGCAGCTGCAGCCCATAGATGCCGCCCTGTTTCCGGAGCTGCGTGCCCTCTACACCAGCTTCTCGCTGGCCGACGCCGACGCGGTAAAGTCCTATGAGCAGACCACCAACCACGACGTGAAGGCGGTGGAATACTTCCTGCGCGACAAGTTCACGGCGCTGGGGCTGGAGGCGTATCTGGAATTCATTCACTTCGGCCTGACCTCGCAGGACATCAACAACACGGCCATTCCGCTGAGCTTGCAGCACGGCCTCATCAACACGCTGCTGCCGGCCTACGCGCAGGTGCGCAACGCCTTGGCCGCCCGCGCCACCGAGTGGGACACCGTGCCGATGCTGGCCCGCACCCACGGCCAGCCGGCCTCGCCCACGCGCCTGGGCAAGGAAGTGCAGGTGTTTGTGGCCCGGTTGGATGCCCAGGTGGCGCTGCTGGGCCAGGTGCCGTTCGGAGCTAAATTCGGCGGTGCCACCGGCAACTTCAACGCCCACAACGTGGCTTATCCGCAGGTCGACTGGCACCAATTCGGTGACGTGTTCGTGAACAACCGGCTGGGGCTGCACCGCTCCTTCCCCACCACCCAGATCGAGCACTACGACCACTTGGCGGCCCTCTGCGACGCCCTCAAGCGCCTCAACACCATTCTCATCGACCTGGCCCGCGACGTGTGGCAGTATATTTCGCTGGGCTATTTCCGCCAGACCATCAAGGCGGGCGAAGTGGGCTCATCGGCCATGCCGCACAAGGTAAATCCCATCGACTTCGAAAACGCGGAGGGCAACCTGGGCCTCGCCAATGCCATGCTGGAGCACCTGGCGGCCAAGCTGCCCATCAGCCGCCTGCAGCGCGACCTGACCGACTCCACGGTGCTGCGCAACCTGGGCGTGCCGCTGGGCCATACGCTCATCGCCCTTACGGCGCTGCAACGCGGCCTCGGCAAGTTGGCCCTCGACGAAGCCGCCCTGGCCCGCGACCTGGACGCCAGCTGGCCCGTGGTGGCCGAGGCCATCCAGACCATCCTGCGCCGCGAAGCCTACCCAGACCCTTACAACGCCCTCAAGGCCCTCACCCGCACCCACGGTCCCATCACCGAAACTACCATCCGTGAGTTCATCGAAACGCTGGACGTGAGTGAGAAAGTGAAAGCCGAGCTGCGCGGGATTTCGCCGCACAACTATGTAGGCATCTAG
- a CDS encoding polyprenol monophosphomannose synthase, with protein sequence MNDGLVLIPTYNERENAELILRKVFSLPKEFDVLIIDDGSPDGTAAIVRGLMAEFPNRLFLEERSGKLGLGTAYIHGFRWALARGYQYVFEMDADFSHNPDDLVRLYDACAHDGYDLAIGSRYIQGVNVVNWPMDRVLMSYFASAYVRFITGMPIRDATAGFKCYTARVLRTIELDRIRFVGYAFQIEMKWLAYKYGFRIKEVPIIFTDRTRGSSKMSKGIVQEAFLGVIKMKVDSWFRRFAPAQPRAAVSTGSATPARETR encoded by the coding sequence ATGAATGACGGGCTCGTCCTGATACCAACCTACAATGAGCGGGAAAATGCGGAACTGATTCTTCGCAAGGTCTTTTCGCTGCCCAAAGAGTTCGACGTGCTCATCATCGATGATGGCTCGCCGGACGGCACCGCGGCCATTGTGCGGGGCCTGATGGCGGAGTTTCCGAACCGGTTGTTTCTGGAAGAGCGCAGCGGCAAGCTGGGGCTGGGCACGGCTTACATCCACGGCTTCCGATGGGCCCTGGCGCGCGGCTACCAGTACGTGTTTGAGATGGACGCCGACTTCTCCCACAACCCCGACGACCTGGTGCGCCTCTACGACGCCTGCGCCCACGACGGCTACGACCTGGCTATCGGCTCGCGCTACATCCAGGGCGTAAATGTGGTCAACTGGCCCATGGACCGGGTGCTGATGTCGTACTTCGCCTCGGCCTACGTGCGCTTCATCACGGGCATGCCCATCCGCGACGCCACGGCGGGCTTCAAGTGCTACACCGCCCGCGTGCTGCGCACCATCGAGCTCGACCGGATCCGGTTTGTGGGCTATGCCTTCCAGATTGAGATGAAGTGGCTGGCCTACAAGTATGGCTTCCGCATCAAGGAGGTGCCGATTATCTTCACTGACCGCACCCGGGGCTCGTCCAAGATGAGCAAGGGCATTGTGCAGGAAGCTTTCCTGGGCGTCATCAAGATGAAGGTAGACAGCTGGTTCCGGCGCTTTGCCCCGGCGCAGCCGCGCGCCGCCGTTTCGACGGGCAGCGCAACCCCGGCGCGGGAAACCCGGTAA
- a CDS encoding DUF4199 domain-containing protein, whose translation MENTATTTETPVSVGIRYGLLFGVIGIIVDFGLKVTELAFKFSVAMPISILVWVVGIILAHRYFKSQNGGLMTFGQGVVISIVLGAISAILTGTFNYVYINFIDPDYVTAMRADMEAWMSSMNVPEEQLEKSLADISQEKLGSVLGIGKVVLGGTIGGAVLGLIISAFTKHKLPEFE comes from the coding sequence ATGGAAAACACCGCTACCACCACCGAAACGCCGGTATCTGTTGGCATTCGCTACGGCTTGCTGTTTGGCGTCATTGGCATCATCGTAGACTTCGGCCTGAAAGTCACGGAACTTGCGTTTAAGTTTTCGGTGGCTATGCCCATATCCATTCTGGTGTGGGTGGTGGGCATTATTCTGGCCCACCGCTACTTCAAGAGTCAGAACGGCGGCCTGATGACGTTTGGGCAGGGCGTGGTGATTTCCATCGTGCTGGGCGCAATCAGTGCTATCCTGACGGGTACGTTCAACTACGTGTACATCAATTTCATTGATCCGGACTACGTGACGGCCATGCGGGCCGATATGGAAGCCTGGATGAGCAGCATGAATGTGCCGGAAGAGCAACTGGAAAAATCCCTGGCCGATATTTCGCAGGAAAAGCTGGGCTCTGTTCTGGGCATTGGGAAAGTAGTGCTGGGCGGTACCATTGGTGGGGCCGTGCTGGGACTGATTATTTCCGCTTTTACCAAGCATAAACTTCCCGAGTTTGAGTAA
- a CDS encoding transglycosylase domain-containing protein produces the protein MSLVPKAAPTDTLLQARLLTVSLSVRSLFAGRPVFSNLEISDARFTARKTRSGQDNYSFLYRKKGAQPEVPRDTTQGVNYGLLANQLLEASFDNIPGEADFQNFLVTYDSPRHRARVVMPRLSIEDGDIQGQLTAVIDSVENRVGVQGHIEPGDYALQAEVFGLERRPVTLPYVQRRYGARVQFDTLRFSLTEKEMDDDQLTVRGTASAANFIVNHPKLSDRDVRFPRGGIDFVATLGQAYAALEKGTKVTLNRMEFYPTLSVRKLPLNQRVVGKMINGVRNRREMLAGLQVQADIESAETAANTFFAALPEGMFNTLEGMQGSGTLQYRMHLDLDMNQVDSLEFSSSLTPNNFRITRMGREDLNQLNQDFRYTAYNDKGDSIKTFKVGATNPDFVPYGEVSDYLKAAIMTAEDPRFLSHKGFMEKAFVKSAIQNIKEKRFARGGSTISMQLVKNVFLTRQKTVTRKIEEALIVWLIENTRLVSKERMFEVYLNIIEWGPKIYGVKEAAEFYYAKEPSELNLSESLYMASIIPRPRRYQMSFNQYGEMRSAARYFHRLIADLMLQKGLISEGARNTLSYSLSFPGRAHGSIFRAVRDTVRATQPSDSTQFEPLNLIDLLGGNAAPDEGVNTTVPAPAEGTPVPKP, from the coding sequence ATGAGCCTGGTACCCAAGGCCGCGCCCACCGATACGCTGCTGCAGGCGCGCCTGCTCACGGTGTCATTGAGCGTGCGGAGCCTGTTTGCGGGCCGCCCGGTGTTCAGCAACCTCGAAATCAGCGACGCCCGCTTCACGGCCCGCAAAACCCGCTCCGGCCAAGACAACTACTCGTTTCTGTACCGCAAAAAAGGCGCGCAGCCCGAAGTGCCGCGCGATACCACACAGGGCGTAAACTACGGGCTGCTGGCCAACCAGCTGCTGGAAGCCAGCTTCGACAATATCCCGGGCGAGGCCGATTTCCAGAACTTCCTAGTGACCTACGACAGCCCCCGCCACCGCGCCCGCGTGGTGATGCCGCGCCTCTCCATTGAGGATGGCGACATTCAGGGCCAGCTGACGGCCGTCATCGACTCGGTGGAAAACCGGGTGGGCGTGCAGGGCCACATCGAGCCCGGCGACTATGCCCTGCAGGCAGAGGTGTTTGGCCTGGAGCGCCGGCCCGTGACGCTGCCCTACGTGCAGCGCCGCTACGGGGCCCGCGTGCAGTTCGACACGCTGCGTTTTAGCCTCACCGAAAAAGAGATGGACGACGACCAGCTGACCGTGCGCGGCACGGCTTCGGCGGCCAATTTCATCGTGAACCATCCCAAGCTCTCCGACCGCGACGTGCGTTTCCCGCGCGGCGGCATCGACTTTGTGGCCACGCTGGGCCAGGCCTACGCGGCGCTGGAAAAGGGCACCAAGGTTACGCTCAACCGCATGGAGTTCTACCCCACGCTGAGCGTGCGTAAGCTGCCGCTCAACCAGCGTGTGGTGGGCAAGATGATCAACGGGGTACGCAACCGCCGCGAAATGCTGGCGGGCCTGCAGGTGCAGGCCGATATCGAGTCGGCCGAAACGGCGGCCAACACGTTCTTTGCGGCCCTGCCCGAGGGCATGTTCAACACCCTGGAAGGCATGCAGGGTAGCGGCACGCTGCAGTACCGCATGCACCTTGACTTGGACATGAACCAGGTGGACAGCCTGGAGTTCAGCTCCAGCCTCACGCCCAACAACTTCCGCATCACGCGCATGGGCCGCGAAGACCTCAATCAACTCAACCAGGATTTCCGATACACGGCCTACAACGATAAGGGCGACTCCATCAAGACCTTCAAAGTAGGCGCCACCAACCCCGATTTCGTGCCCTACGGCGAGGTGTCGGACTACCTGAAGGCGGCCATCATGACGGCCGAGGACCCGCGCTTTCTGTCGCATAAGGGCTTCATGGAAAAGGCGTTTGTGAAGTCGGCCATCCAGAACATCAAGGAAAAGCGCTTCGCCCGTGGCGGCAGCACCATTTCTATGCAGCTGGTGAAAAACGTGTTCCTGACCCGGCAGAAGACTGTGACCCGCAAGATTGAGGAAGCCCTGATTGTGTGGCTGATTGAAAACACGCGTCTCGTTTCGAAGGAGCGCATGTTTGAAGTGTACCTCAACATCATCGAGTGGGGCCCGAAGATCTACGGCGTGAAGGAGGCTGCCGAGTTCTACTACGCTAAGGAGCCAAGCGAGCTGAACCTTTCGGAAAGTCTGTACATGGCCAGCATCATCCCGCGGCCGCGGCGCTACCAGATGTCGTTCAACCAATACGGCGAAATGCGCAGCGCGGCACGCTACTTCCACCGCCTCATCGCCGACCTGATGCTGCAGAAAGGCCTGATTTCGGAAGGCGCCCGCAACACGCTCAGCTACAGCCTGAGCTTCCCCGGACGGGCCCACGGCTCCATCTTCCGGGCCGTGCGCGACACCGTGCGTGCCACCCAGCCTTCCGACTCCACACAGTTTGAGCCGCTCAACCTCATTGACCTGCTCGGTGGCAACGCCGCCCCCGACGAAGGCGTGAACACCACCGTTCCCGCGCCCGCCGAAGGCACCCCGGTTCCTAAGCCGTAA
- a CDS encoding glycosyltransferase family 9 protein, which yields MSDLNGITVHADCRHFRGDIPCRPNKAHGYVCQDCPSYAPAQQRILLIKLGAIGDVIRTTPLLRRLRQEYPGCYITWLTLTPAILPQQEVDEILKFDFASALQLMARRFDIAINLDKEKEACALLLKVEAGRKFGYTLRETDGVPWPHNEQANHKFLTGVFDQLSLQNQKPYVQEIFELCGFDFQGEEYVFDTHDDKGYNWSALPTGRPRIGLNTGCGDRWTTRLWSDEKWVALITQLQQAGYAPVLLGGEAEDARNRRLHADTGAAYLGTFPLPQFINLLHQMDGIVTQVTMAMHISIALRKPTILMNNIFNPYEFDLYGRGQLVQPDKQCVCFYRGSCQLGTSCMEDLPAEKVLAAVQASVPV from the coding sequence ATGTCCGACCTGAACGGCATCACCGTCCATGCTGACTGCCGCCACTTTCGCGGTGATATACCCTGCCGTCCCAACAAGGCGCACGGCTACGTGTGCCAGGATTGCCCGTCGTATGCACCCGCGCAGCAGCGCATCCTGCTCATTAAGCTGGGCGCCATCGGCGACGTTATCCGCACGACGCCGCTCCTGCGGCGGCTGCGGCAGGAGTATCCGGGGTGCTACATCACCTGGCTCACGCTCACGCCCGCCATTCTACCCCAGCAGGAGGTCGACGAGATTCTGAAGTTCGATTTTGCCAGCGCCCTGCAGCTGATGGCGCGCCGCTTCGACATAGCCATCAACCTCGACAAGGAAAAGGAAGCCTGCGCGCTGCTGCTGAAAGTGGAGGCCGGCCGCAAGTTCGGCTACACCCTGCGCGAAACCGACGGCGTGCCGTGGCCCCACAATGAGCAGGCCAACCACAAGTTCCTGACCGGCGTGTTCGACCAGCTCAGCCTGCAGAACCAGAAGCCTTACGTGCAGGAGATATTCGAACTGTGCGGCTTCGATTTTCAGGGCGAAGAGTATGTCTTCGACACCCACGACGACAAAGGCTACAACTGGAGCGCACTGCCCACCGGCCGCCCCCGCATCGGCCTCAACACCGGCTGCGGCGACCGGTGGACCACCCGCCTGTGGTCAGACGAGAAATGGGTGGCCCTGATTACGCAGCTGCAGCAAGCCGGCTACGCGCCCGTGCTACTGGGCGGCGAGGCCGAAGACGCCCGTAACCGCCGCCTCCACGCTGATACCGGCGCCGCCTACCTCGGCACGTTCCCGCTGCCGCAGTTCATCAACCTGCTGCACCAGATGGACGGCATCGTGACACAGGTGACCATGGCCATGCACATCAGCATTGCGCTGCGCAAGCCCACCATCCTGATGAACAACATCTTCAACCCCTACGAATTCGACCTCTACGGCCGCGGCCAGCTGGTGCAGCCCGACAAGCAGTGCGTGTGCTTCTACCGCGGCTCCTGCCAGCTCGGCACCAGCTGCATGGAAGATCTACCGGCCGAAAAGGTACTGGCCGCGGTGCAGGCCAGCGTGCCAGTGTAG
- a CDS encoding DUF4199 domain-containing protein, which produces MENTPSHANPVLRTALLWGTAAGLLCISWVLFLHFTHNNAYGLKRTLSDFFTPVAAIGSQIILRRFYPQGPGLGKAVGVGLLTTLLTALIAATGLYLYARLADPGLIQQHLAEARQLLENARRLYLENPNGHQQFEATLQGLAHTPAGFAQDEFLKKLLWGVFLSIPGGIFLRK; this is translated from the coding sequence TTGGAAAATACGCCTTCACACGCCAATCCGGTTCTGCGCACAGCGTTGCTGTGGGGCACAGCCGCCGGCCTGCTTTGCATCAGCTGGGTGCTGTTCCTGCACTTCACCCACAACAATGCCTACGGGCTCAAACGCACCCTTTCCGACTTCTTCACTCCCGTAGCAGCCATTGGCAGCCAGATTATTCTGCGCCGCTTCTACCCGCAGGGGCCGGGGCTGGGCAAGGCGGTGGGCGTCGGGTTGCTGACAACCCTGCTGACTGCCCTAATAGCCGCTACTGGCCTGTACCTGTATGCCCGGCTGGCCGACCCCGGTCTAATACAGCAGCATCTGGCGGAAGCCCGGCAGCTGCTGGAAAACGCCCGGCGCTTGTACCTGGAAAACCCCAATGGCCACCAGCAGTTCGAGGCCACCCTCCAGGGGCTGGCGCATACGCCGGCTGGTTTCGCCCAGGACGAGTTTCTGAAAAAGCTGCTGTGGGGCGTGTTTTTGAGTATCCCGGGCGGGATATTCCTGCGGAAATAG